actgatttatttttagaGGTAAATGCTGTTCCAAAACAATCATATAACTAAATTTCGTTTTCCAATGAGATGTTAAATTAGCCAAATGCAGCACGGCCCCTAAATCCTGTTTAATCAAACATATCACAGGAACATATATAGCacggaagtgaggtggggaagcatatcagtggtGCACAATGCTTCCCTAGTGGGCGTACGTTTTAACCATCTCGGCTAAACCCAATATTCTTATAAATGCAGAGCATATTATCCTAAAATGGTTTTAGCAGGGGAACTGACTGCAGGAGAGATTGGCCTCCTTGTCTGATTAAACATTATCTGTTTGCCATGCTTGAATTAGCAGTGTGGGAACCAAGGGCATGACAGCTTTACAGCCCAGTTACTCATTGAAATCTGATGCCAGCAATGTGCCTAGTTTTCTATTAACTTatacctcttttttttttctttctttgttttagaaATCGCAATATGCCCCAATAACCACGAAGTCCACATCTACAAGAAGGAGGGAGGAGACAAGTGGCTCAAGATCCACGAGCTGAAGGAGCACAACGGGCAGGTGACAGGTGAGCGTGTGCAGAACTCATCCCTGTGAACTCAGACGTGGGCAGCCCTGTAAGTTTTTCAACACGCCTGCACAAGATATTTCTTTATATGCCATTAATATATAGGCGATTTAACTTGAGGACTAGTCAAATAACTCATACTGCAGAATGCATAAAGAATGCAAAAACATATATTTGCTGCAGGTCTTCAGTAGTATGTAATCCTGTATtaatttagcagtttttttttaaattatttttaaaagtaaaaacctGCTTTGTTTTTTGTACGTTAACTTTTTGCCTCCCGATAGGCATTGACTGGGCTCCTGAGAGTAACCGCATTGTGACCTGTGGCACAGACCGCAATGCCTACGTCTGGACCCTGAAAGGCAACGTGTGGAGGCCCACTCTGGTCCTCCTGAGGATCAACCGGGCTGCCCGATGTGTCAAGTGGTCCCCCAAGGAAAATAAGTTTGCTGTGGGCAGTGGATCCAGACTCATTTCAATCTGCTACTTCGAACAGGAAAATGACTGGTAAGGGGGCTGCTTTCATTTTCCActgatatatacatatacaaaatatattgttGATATTGTGTCACAGCTTAACACAAGCTTCCTCCCATTGATTAGGCTGCATTTTGTCTTCCAGGTGGGTTTGCAAACACATCAAGAAGCCGATTCGCTCCACTGTCCTGAGTTTGGACTGGCACCCTAACAACGTCCTGCTAGCTGCGGGGTCATGTGACTTCAAGTGCAGGTAAAATATGCAAGGGAAAACAAGCAGGTGCTTCAGGCTAGCTACTGGATGAAGCATCAGGTTTTGTTTCAttagaaaggtgttttttttgtaccAGTGAGCTTGCTGGCTTACTGTGTCTTCCAAACAATTTCTGTCTGAAGAATCCCAAGCATCTCCCCCTATAAAGGAGTGCAGTTTTCATGGTGTGGGTGGTTGTGTCTTTCCCAGGATTTTCTCAACTTATATCAAAGAGGTGGAAGAGAAGCCGTCCCCGACTCCCTGGGGCTCCAAGATGCCGTTCGGAGAGCTGATGTTCGAGTCGAGCGGCACGGACGGCTGGGTCCACTCCATCTGCTTCTCCGGCAGCGGAGGGCGCGTGGCCTGGGTCAGCCACGACAGCACTGTGGCTGTGGCCACCGGCAGCAAGAACACAGTGTGAGTAGAGACAGGGTTAAAGGGGACCAGCACTCCCCGGAGAGGGGTGGTGTGTATGTCAAATAGGGATTTAAAAAGCAAACAGTGGCCACAAAATTATAGGCTGGTCCTTAGAAAAGGACACAGTAAATGCAGCTACTATGAGCATGGAAAGAGCAGGAGGTACTGCAGAATtacaattcatctttttttttttgcttccttcATTCAGTAACCggttctgtttttgtttctctctctctgcctcagtATTTCTTCTCTGCGCTCCGAGACCCTTCCCCTTCTGGGCATCACCTTCATCACAGAGAACAGCTTGGTTGCAGCTGTAGGTACCACCGCTCCTCTGCGCCCCTTTCCAGTACTTCCAGGGGCAAATGATCAGCTCCTCAaaaatactctctctctctctatatatagatatatatgtttCTCACGTAGCTTGTTAACGCTTTGgtctgatttttattatttttttccagggCCACGACTGCTACCCCATGCTGTACGTTTACGACGAGGGTAAAAGTACCGTTACTTTCGGAGGGAAGCTGGACATTCCGAAGCAGAACGCCCAGCGTGGGATGACCGCCCGAGAGCGCTTCCAGAACCTGGACAAGAAGGCTTCCTCCGAGACCGACAAGGCCACCCTGGAGTCTGTGCACAAAAACAGCATCAGGTATCTTTACTCTTGCTGGACTTGGGCTTTCTACTGCTTGTTTCATAACCCTGTACACCTAAACGTGTCTGTCAAAGTGAAGGCAACCAGGACTTCATATtacttgtattaaataaaaactcattgctttctgttttaccTCCTCTGCTCTAGCTATTGCTGGTCTAGTTTTGTTTAATCACGTGACACAAACTCTGATCCCTTATTATTGCTGTGCTGACCCAAGCAGAGCTAATTCTAGAGACACATTAATCTCTGCTCAGGACTCAACTGGCCTGAAATATTTTCTAGTGTGAAGCTTTTTAGAGCATCAGACTGAAGGAAAGGTCCCCTTCAGATAACCTACCACGATTAGTGTAAAACAAGAGCTGGCACTGAAACACTCACTTATAGTTATAAACGTGCAATGCCTTTCATTCTGTTCCATGAATTTACAGCCAAATCTCAATTCTGGAAGGGGACAAATCCAAGTGCAGCAAATTCTGTACCACCGGAATGGATGGAGGAATGACTATTTGGGATGTGAAGGTAAAAATTCCCTTGTGTTTGCAAAACCTgtttaccccccacccccctccaaaaaaaaaaattgtatttatatatatactttcccccccacccccccacccataTTTCAGACTCTCGCATCATCAATGAAAGACCTGAAGATCATCTAAGGCACAGAAGTAAGCTTTCAAAATGCAAGGCTATAAGCAAAATCAAGAATCAATGCCAACTGCCGCTTTATCaattatttttagctttttatttatgtataattCAGCACAGTGTTACTGTTCCCATGTATTGTTAAAGAAGAATGGCTAGAATTATTTTTccatatgctgtttttttttttttttttaattttgtaaggGCTAGTTCCTAGATCAGACAATGTATTACCGGTGATGTATTTTTATACAAATTTCTAAAGTGAtattctccccctccccccagttAAATCAAGTGAAACATATATGCTGGTCA
The window above is part of the Acipenser ruthenus chromosome 22, fAciRut3.2 maternal haplotype, whole genome shotgun sequence genome. Proteins encoded here:
- the LOC117431531 gene encoding actin-related protein 2/3 complex subunit 1B-A-like encodes the protein MSYYNFLLEPISCHAWNKDRTQIAICPNNHEVHIYKKEGGDKWLKIHELKEHNGQVTGIDWAPESNRIVTCGTDRNAYVWTLKGNVWRPTLVLLRINRAARCVKWSPKENKFAVGSGSRLISICYFEQENDWWVCKHIKKPIRSTVLSLDWHPNNVLLAAGSCDFKCRIFSTYIKEVEEKPSPTPWGSKMPFGELMFESSGTDGWVHSICFSGSGGRVAWVSHDSTVAVATGSKNTVISSLRSETLPLLGITFITENSLVAAGHDCYPMLYVYDEGKSTVTFGGKLDIPKQNAQRGMTARERFQNLDKKASSETDKATLESVHKNSISQISILEGDKSKCSKFCTTGMDGGMTIWDVKTLASSMKDLKII